AACAGGTTGATGCTCTCGCGGTTCATGATCGCGACGATCTGCTCGAGCGGCGGCGACAGCAGCGACGTGACCTTGGTGGCGTTGGCCGGCGTCTTTCTGAGCTGCGCTCCGCCGTCCACCTGCACGCCCACAGCGCGCAGCGCCGCGTGGAACGCGCCGGTGGTGAACGCCGGCGGATTGTTGACCACGAGCCCGTACCGGCGCACCGGCGAGCGCGTGCCGATCCGGCCGCTCACCTGGATGTTGCCGTCGGGCATGTACCTCGCGCGCACCGCGGCTCCGCCGCCCGCGACCGTGCTCACGCGTCCGCGGATCGCGATCGTCGTGGTCGCCGGCTCGAGGGTGACGACGGCGTCCCTTCCCGATCGCTCGGCGGGGTCCACCGTCACCCACAGCACGTTCTCCGCGAGCGACAGCGCCGACACGCGCGCCGCGTAGGACGATCCCTTGTACCGCTCGAGCCAGCCTTCGGGGTAGAGCACGTTGTCGAACGCGGTGGCGTCGCCGATCACCGCGCCCGTGATGCGCCTGATGCCGGCGGCCGCGACCGCGCGCGCGAGCTTGTCCACCGGCTCCGAGTACTTGCCGGGGTGGAACCGCCTGGAGAACGAGGGATCGCCGTCGCCGCGGATGTAGAGGTTGCCCTTGAGCGTCCCGTTGGCGTCCACCTCGCCGTCGCGCAGCACGTCGGTGGAGAAGCGGTAGTGGGGGCCGAGCCGGTCGAGCGCGATCGCGGCCGTGAGCAGCTTCATCGTGGACGCGGGGAGCACCGGAATGTCGGCGTTGGCCGCGAACAGCGTGTCGCCGCGCGACAGCGAGATGACGCTGCTGCTCCACATGCCCGAGCGGGTGCGCGACGTCATGATGGACATGAGGTCGGCCTTGAGGGCGGCCGCGCCGCGCGGGCTGGTGGCCTTGGGCGGGGGGGGCGGCGGCGGCGTGCGCCGGCGGCGCTGGGCCGCGCGCCTCTGGGCCGCTCTCCGCTGCGCGGCCGTCTGCCGGCGCGCCTGGAATTCCACCGCCTCGCGCCCGCTGACGGACGACGGCTCGGCGAACGGCGAGGCGCGGGGCTCGACCGCGCCGATTCCGAGGAGGAGTGCTAGGGCGCCGGCGGCGAGTGGACTGAATCGCGCGTACGCGCGCGGCAAAGCTTTCATATCTTTCACGAGTGCATGAATCCGGGATGCGAGGGGAGGTCGTTCGTCGAAGCCAGTGCAACCTCCTTGCCGCCGCGTGACCAGCTCGATCTGGCGCGCGGCGCCAAATGGCCACTCAGCGCTGAAAGACTCCGTCGAGCGCCAGAATAAGTGCCGCTAGCGGGATGATGGTCGCTGTCCAGAACGCGAACATCGCCTTGTACATCCGCGTTTCGCATCGGGCGAACTTCGCGTCGATTCGCTCTTCGAACGCGGGAAAACGAGCCTCGAGCGCGGCAAGTCTCGTCTCGATCGCCGTGAACCGCGCGTCGAATCGTTTATCCATTTCCGCGAATCGCTTGTCCATCTCGGCCCGGATGGACGCGCCCTCCGCGCGCAGCTCGGAGCGAAACCGCTCCCAGTTGAGGTCGTTCAACTCGCGCAGTTGATTGCGATACGTTTCGTCCACGGCGTTGAACCAGTTGACCAGCTCGTTCGCGACATCGTCTCCGAGCTGGTCGTAGAAGCGGCGTGAAAGCTTGG
This sequence is a window from Gemmatimonadaceae bacterium. Protein-coding genes within it:
- the dacB gene encoding D-alanyl-D-alanine carboxypeptidase/D-alanyl-D-alanine-endopeptidase; translated protein: MKALPRAYARFSPLAAGALALLLGIGAVEPRASPFAEPSSVSGREAVEFQARRQTAAQRRAAQRRAAQRRRRTPPPPPPPKATSPRGAAALKADLMSIMTSRTRSGMWSSSVISLSRGDTLFAANADIPVLPASTMKLLTAAIALDRLGPHYRFSTDVLRDGEVDANGTLKGNLYIRGDGDPSFSRRFHPGKYSEPVDKLARAVAAAGIRRITGAVIGDATAFDNVLYPEGWLERYKGSSYAARVSALSLAENVLWVTVDPAERSGRDAVVTLEPATTTIAIRGRVSTVAGGGAAVRARYMPDGNIQVSGRIGTRSPVRRYGLVVNNPPAFTTGAFHAALRAVGVQVDGGAQLRKTPANATKVTSLLSPPLEQIVAIMNRESINLFAELLLRNAVRGPGREGQGSVPAAESLLRGFFQDKLGTNASTLAVADGSGLSTLDRVTGFQMAELLGYAHAAPWGPAFHASLPVAGKSELLRTRMRQTPADGNLHAKTGTTNNVLALAGYVTSENGEVVAFSFIYNGADRWNARASIDAMGETIARFAR